Proteins found in one Thunnus maccoyii chromosome 5, fThuMac1.1, whole genome shotgun sequence genomic segment:
- the deaf1 gene encoding deformed epidermal autoregulatory factor 1 homolog isoform X1, translating to MDEADSATKALGLDETPIGGPSVEGVGSDTESEAEVTTMAVMAEPGNIDMGAESLPNPDEAEAAFAEVTAVTVGDVQAADDNVFTTTVATSGSLPEHVLSGRTTLQLGEGLSTQKATLIVVHTDASIVEAAGLKSTASITPGPQTPPTPLTPPQDKDSCSKYNWDPSVYNNELPVRCRNTSGVLYKNRLGSGGKGRCIKHGQQWLTPTEFEGLAGRASSKDWKRSIRYAGRPLLCLIQERILNPHAASCTCAACCDDLTACSKDGETLAAENISMTGPVRLFVPYKRRKKDLEPPLVPAKKELPAAKNITLTPGTTFTVSPSGQITTSGTLTFDRTPAGDAATAAAAAAIISEGSAQSEVFASTAVLTALPALAVSPQPVQAKMAVAAAAAAPSAGLVSGLEMGPVGGVGPVVNEGQKNTWLYLEELANTLLSNVQQLKALIEQAKHTAGDAAGVKGQGGRKECGLSQSFQSQISFQPSDDSDAKRSSDITEIIINQMCVNCGRVAMSECTGCHKVNYCSTFCQRKDWKDHQHTCCQSGGGVAVQEEEPITAIDMDKVK from the exons ATGGACGAAGCGGACTCGGCCACGAAGGCGCTCGGGCTGGATGAGACGCCCATCGGCGGGCCGTCGGTGGAGGGAGTGGGCTCGGATACCGAGTCGGAGGCCGAAGTCACCACGATGGCCGTGATGGCGGAACCGGGAAACATCGACATGGGAGCCGAGTCCCTGCCGAACCCAGACGAGGCCGAGGCGGCGTTTGCAG AGGTGACGGCGGTAACCGTGGGCGACGTTCAGGCTGCAGACGACAACGTTTTCACCACCACAGTCGCCACGTCAGGAAGCCTCCCTGAACACGTGCTG agtgGCAGGACCACCCTCCAGCTGGGTGAAGGTCTCAGTACCCAGAAGGCCACTCTGATCGTGGTTCACACCGACGCCAGCATCGTGGAGGCTGCGGGTCTCAAGTCCACCGCCTCCATCACACCAG GCCCACAGACGCCACCCACCCCGCTGACTCCTCCCCAGGACAAAGACTCCTGCTCCAAGTACAACTGGGACCCTTCGGTCTACAACAACGAGCTGCCGGTCCGCTGCAGGAACACCAGCGGAGTCCTTTACAAGAACCGGCTTGGATCAG GGGGCAAAGGTCGCTGCATCAAACACGGCCAGCAGTGGTTGACTCCCACAGAGTTTGAAGGTCTGGCAGGAAGAGCGAGCAGCAAAGACTGGAAGAGAAGCATCAGATACGCAGGGAGACCTCTGCTCTGCCTCATCCAg gaGCGTATCCTGAACCCTCACGCCGCTTCCTGTACCTGCGCCGCCTGCTGTGACGACCTGACAGCG tgttCAAAGGACGGAGAAACTCTGGCGGCAGAAAACATCAGCATG ACCGGTCCGGTCCGCCTCTTCGTCCCCTACAAGAGACGGAAGAAGGACCTGGAGCCTCCACTCGTTCCCGCTAAAAAGGAACTTCCTGCCGCCAAAAACATCACGCTGACCCCGGGTACCACAT TCACAGTGTCCCCGTCAGGACAGATCACCACCTCCGGCACCTTGACGTTCGACCGCACGCCGGCGGGCGACGCCGCCACCGCCGCGGCCGCCGCTGCCATCATCTCAGAGGGCTCAGCGCAGAGCGAGGTGTTTGCCAGCACCGCAG tgCTGACGGCGTTGCCGGCGTTGGCCGTGTCTCCGCAGCCCGTTCAGGCCAAGATGGCGGtagcggcggcggcggcggctccGTCCGCAGGGCTGGTCAGCGGGCTGGAGATGGGGCCCGTGGGGGGGGTGGGGCCCGTGGTGAACGAGGGGCAGAAGAACACCTGGCTGTACCTGGAGGAGCTCGCCAACACGCTGCTGAGCAACGTCCAACAGCTGAAAGCTCTGATCGAACAGGCCAAACACACCGCCGGAGACGCcgcaggggtcaaaggtcagggagGCCGCAAGGag tgtggtCTCAGTCAGTCGTTTCAGAGTCAGATCTCTTTCCAGCCGTCCGACGACTCCGACGCCAAGAGGAGCTCTGACATCACCGAGATCATCATCAAC cagatGTGTGTGAACTGCGGTCGGGTGGCGATGAGCGAGTGCACCGGCTGCCACAAGGTCAACTACTGCTCCACGTTCTGCCAGAGGAAG GACTGGAAGGATCATCAGCACACCTGCTGTCAGTCAGGAGGGGGCGTGGCCGTCCAGGAGGaggagccaatcacagccatcGACATGGACAAGGTGAAGTGA
- the deaf1 gene encoding deformed epidermal autoregulatory factor 1 homolog isoform X2, with translation MDEADSATKALGLDETPIGGPSVEGVGSDTESEAEVTTMAVMAEPGNIDMGAESLPNPDEAEAAFAEVTAVTVGDVQAADDNVFTTTVATSGSLPEHVLSGRTTLQLGEGLSTQKATLIVVHTDASIVEAAGLKSTASITPGPQTPPTPLTPPQDKDSCSKYNWDPSVYNNELPVRCRNTSGVLYKNRLGSGGKGRCIKHGQQWLTPTEFEGLAGRASSKDWKRSIRYAGRPLLCLIQERILNPHAASCTCAACCDDLTACSKDGETLAAENISMTGPVRLFVPYKRRKKDLEPPLVPAKKELPAAKNITLTPGTTFTVSPSGQITTSGTLTFDRTPAGDAATAAAAAAIISEGSAQSEVFASTAVLTALPALAVSPQPVQAKMAVAAAAAAPSAGLVSGLEMGPVGGVGPVVNEGQKNTWLYLEELANTLLSNVQQLKALIEQAKHTAGDAAGVKGQGGRKECGLSQSFQSQISFQPSDDSDAKRSSDITEIIINMCVNCGRVAMSECTGCHKVNYCSTFCQRKDWKDHQHTCCQSGGGVAVQEEEPITAIDMDKVK, from the exons ATGGACGAAGCGGACTCGGCCACGAAGGCGCTCGGGCTGGATGAGACGCCCATCGGCGGGCCGTCGGTGGAGGGAGTGGGCTCGGATACCGAGTCGGAGGCCGAAGTCACCACGATGGCCGTGATGGCGGAACCGGGAAACATCGACATGGGAGCCGAGTCCCTGCCGAACCCAGACGAGGCCGAGGCGGCGTTTGCAG AGGTGACGGCGGTAACCGTGGGCGACGTTCAGGCTGCAGACGACAACGTTTTCACCACCACAGTCGCCACGTCAGGAAGCCTCCCTGAACACGTGCTG agtgGCAGGACCACCCTCCAGCTGGGTGAAGGTCTCAGTACCCAGAAGGCCACTCTGATCGTGGTTCACACCGACGCCAGCATCGTGGAGGCTGCGGGTCTCAAGTCCACCGCCTCCATCACACCAG GCCCACAGACGCCACCCACCCCGCTGACTCCTCCCCAGGACAAAGACTCCTGCTCCAAGTACAACTGGGACCCTTCGGTCTACAACAACGAGCTGCCGGTCCGCTGCAGGAACACCAGCGGAGTCCTTTACAAGAACCGGCTTGGATCAG GGGGCAAAGGTCGCTGCATCAAACACGGCCAGCAGTGGTTGACTCCCACAGAGTTTGAAGGTCTGGCAGGAAGAGCGAGCAGCAAAGACTGGAAGAGAAGCATCAGATACGCAGGGAGACCTCTGCTCTGCCTCATCCAg gaGCGTATCCTGAACCCTCACGCCGCTTCCTGTACCTGCGCCGCCTGCTGTGACGACCTGACAGCG tgttCAAAGGACGGAGAAACTCTGGCGGCAGAAAACATCAGCATG ACCGGTCCGGTCCGCCTCTTCGTCCCCTACAAGAGACGGAAGAAGGACCTGGAGCCTCCACTCGTTCCCGCTAAAAAGGAACTTCCTGCCGCCAAAAACATCACGCTGACCCCGGGTACCACAT TCACAGTGTCCCCGTCAGGACAGATCACCACCTCCGGCACCTTGACGTTCGACCGCACGCCGGCGGGCGACGCCGCCACCGCCGCGGCCGCCGCTGCCATCATCTCAGAGGGCTCAGCGCAGAGCGAGGTGTTTGCCAGCACCGCAG tgCTGACGGCGTTGCCGGCGTTGGCCGTGTCTCCGCAGCCCGTTCAGGCCAAGATGGCGGtagcggcggcggcggcggctccGTCCGCAGGGCTGGTCAGCGGGCTGGAGATGGGGCCCGTGGGGGGGGTGGGGCCCGTGGTGAACGAGGGGCAGAAGAACACCTGGCTGTACCTGGAGGAGCTCGCCAACACGCTGCTGAGCAACGTCCAACAGCTGAAAGCTCTGATCGAACAGGCCAAACACACCGCCGGAGACGCcgcaggggtcaaaggtcagggagGCCGCAAGGag tgtggtCTCAGTCAGTCGTTTCAGAGTCAGATCTCTTTCCAGCCGTCCGACGACTCCGACGCCAAGAGGAGCTCTGACATCACCGAGATCATCATCAAC atGTGTGTGAACTGCGGTCGGGTGGCGATGAGCGAGTGCACCGGCTGCCACAAGGTCAACTACTGCTCCACGTTCTGCCAGAGGAAG GACTGGAAGGATCATCAGCACACCTGCTGTCAGTCAGGAGGGGGCGTGGCCGTCCAGGAGGaggagccaatcacagccatcGACATGGACAAGGTGAAGTGA
- the bet1l gene encoding BET1-like protein codes for MTYGLVTCIYKPCAQLIVTSFTNMADWNRGHGSVDDVLDTENKRLAENLAAKVSRLKSLAYDIDREADDQNEYLDGMDSNFLSATGLLTGSVKRFSTMVRSSRDNRRILCYVSVGLVLVFFLLYYLVSRIQR; via the exons ATGACGTATGGTTTGGTCACGTGCATCTATAAACCCTGCGCACAGCTGATCGTGACGTCATTCACCAACATGGCGGACTGGAACAGAg gtCACGGCTCCGTGGACGATGTGCTGGACACTGAAAACAAACGTCTGGCTGAGAACTTGGCCGCCAAAGTCTCCAGACTGAAATCT ctgGCGTACGACATAGACAGAGAGGCTGACGATCAGAACGAGTATCTGGACGGCATG gACTCAAACTTCCTGAGTGCGACGGGCCTGCTGACCGGCAGCGTGAAGCGTTTCTCCACTATGGTCAGATCCAGTCGAGACAACCGCCGCATCCTCTGCTACGTCTCCGTGGGCCTGGTCCTGGTCTTCTTCCTGCTCTACTACCTGGTCTCCAGGATCCAGCGCTGA